One stretch of Nakamurella alba DNA includes these proteins:
- a CDS encoding TIGR03560 family F420-dependent LLM class oxidoreductase yields MKLSLFLDPQEGISYATLREATLAAERLGFHGMYRSDHLTSTADHFERAASEAWSTLAGLARETSRLRLGTLVTPVGFRHPSLYAKIINTVDEMSDGRVDVSIGTGWYAPEHLRLGLPFPELRDRFDQLEEYLAVLHQLWGTSTGGVEGQHYRVDDFTVAPASVQRPRPRLILGGHGPRRTPRIAARYADDYNVDWLSPEETGRLNRNVDNACADIGRDPAEIERSILVGAVIAADRSDVDERLAQAGRFLGLDDVGAWREKTRESWTVGTAEDLVVRLQEYAAVGVQHTMLMLAPGDDLDIISLVADVVMPAVAGS; encoded by the coding sequence ATGAAACTGTCACTGTTCCTGGACCCGCAGGAAGGCATATCCTACGCGACGCTCCGGGAGGCCACGCTCGCCGCCGAGCGGCTCGGGTTCCACGGCATGTACCGCTCGGATCACCTGACCTCTACGGCGGACCATTTCGAGCGGGCGGCGAGCGAGGCGTGGAGCACCCTCGCCGGCCTGGCGAGGGAGACCTCGCGGCTCCGGCTGGGCACGTTGGTCACCCCGGTCGGGTTCCGCCACCCCTCGCTGTACGCCAAGATCATCAACACCGTCGACGAGATGAGCGACGGTCGGGTCGACGTGTCGATCGGCACCGGCTGGTACGCCCCGGAGCACCTGCGGCTGGGCCTGCCGTTCCCGGAGCTCCGCGACCGGTTCGACCAGCTCGAGGAGTACCTCGCCGTGCTGCACCAGCTCTGGGGTACCAGCACCGGCGGTGTCGAGGGGCAGCACTACCGGGTCGACGACTTCACCGTGGCACCCGCCTCCGTGCAGCGGCCCCGCCCGCGGCTGATCCTCGGCGGGCACGGACCCCGCCGGACGCCCAGGATCGCCGCCCGGTACGCCGACGACTACAACGTCGACTGGCTGTCACCGGAGGAGACCGGACGGCTCAACCGCAACGTCGACAATGCCTGCGCCGACATCGGGCGGGACCCGGCGGAGATCGAGCGCTCCATCCTGGTGGGTGCGGTGATCGCCGCCGACAGGTCCGACGTGGACGAGCGGCTTGCGCAGGCCGGGCGGTTCCTCGGGCTGGACGACGTCGGTGCCTGGCGGGAGAAGACCCGCGAGTCCTGGACCGTCGGCACCGCCGAGGATCTCGTCGTCAGACTGCAGGAGTACGCCGCCGTCGGGGTCCAGCACACGATGCTCATGCTCGCGCCCGGCGACGACCTCGACATCATCTCGCTGGTCGCGGATGTCGTGATGCCGGCCGTGGCCGGGAGCTGA
- a CDS encoding autoinducer 2 ABC transporter substrate-binding protein, which produces MSDLTTAAVSRLSTPIDRRTLGKLALTAGLGLGLSACGVSSKDAVSAAAGTSGSAAGSAAAGGFTLLETPKWTGFPYFEQARIGGEAAAKELADSFTYAGADHPDASLQTQTLQNFLTQKPSAILVAAIDGDAIASVLKKARSQGIKVVSFEGDAAADARDIFCNPVGYELIATTELDCALMNDPDGGKVAFVAASPTAPNHKAIIEYMKQHIASDPKYSKLTAIDDVQYANDDDATSYNVAVNLMQAHPDLKYIVSPSSVSVPAAARAIVASDRSGQVYATGQTLPNSVKEFMKDGSMKASMMWSPKELGYIAVYAAHRLLTGELTATEGATFEAGTAGTYTVGKDGEVVYKKPIVFTPDNIDEYDF; this is translated from the coding sequence ATGTCCGACCTGACCACGGCGGCAGTCAGCCGCCTCTCGACCCCCATCGACCGGCGCACCCTGGGGAAGCTCGCGCTGACCGCCGGTCTCGGCCTCGGGCTCTCGGCGTGCGGGGTGTCCAGCAAGGACGCGGTGAGCGCCGCCGCCGGGACCTCCGGTTCCGCCGCGGGCAGCGCCGCGGCGGGGGGCTTCACGCTGCTGGAAACCCCGAAGTGGACCGGGTTCCCGTACTTCGAGCAGGCACGCATCGGCGGCGAGGCCGCGGCGAAGGAGCTGGCGGACTCGTTCACCTATGCCGGCGCCGACCACCCGGACGCGAGCCTGCAGACCCAGACCCTGCAGAACTTCCTGACCCAGAAGCCGTCCGCCATCCTGGTGGCGGCGATCGACGGCGACGCCATCGCCTCGGTGCTGAAGAAGGCCCGCTCGCAGGGCATCAAGGTGGTCTCGTTCGAGGGCGACGCCGCGGCCGACGCGCGCGACATCTTCTGCAACCCGGTGGGCTACGAGCTGATCGCGACGACCGAGCTCGACTGCGCCCTGATGAACGACCCGGACGGCGGGAAGGTCGCGTTCGTCGCGGCATCCCCCACGGCGCCCAACCACAAGGCCATCATCGAGTACATGAAGCAGCACATCGCGTCCGACCCGAAGTACTCGAAGCTGACCGCGATCGACGACGTGCAGTACGCGAACGACGACGACGCCACCAGCTACAACGTCGCGGTCAACCTGATGCAGGCACACCCGGACCTGAAGTACATCGTGTCCCCGTCCTCGGTCAGCGTCCCCGCCGCGGCCCGGGCGATCGTGGCCAGCGACCGGTCCGGCCAGGTGTACGCCACCGGTCAGACGCTGCCGAACTCGGTGAAGGAGTTCATGAAGGACGGCAGCATGAAGGCCTCGATGATGTGGAGCCCGAAGGAACTCGGCTACATCGCCGTCTACGCCGCCCACCGTCTGCTGACCGGTGAGCTCACCGCCACCGAGGGCGCCACCTTCGAGGCGGGGACGGCGGGGACGTACACGGTGGGCAAGGACGGCGAGGTCGTCTACAAGAAGCCCATCGTGTTCACCCCGGACAACATCGACGAGTACGACTTCTGA
- a CDS encoding ABC transporter permease → MIARAKRMLLRWEVLLVVLVVAAMAWSASLSPYYLYLDQILGSTRFFVIPGLMALGLMIVVIQGEIDISLASTLAVATTTAAVLMHAGWPAPATLAAVVVIGGALGAVNGLLVARWGLPSLAVTLGTMGAYRGLAYIIGGQEGVSDFPDSFTWLGGTDLGIVPASLVLFVVVAVAVALLLRTTVFGRHSYAVGAGARAAAFGGVPLQRTKITAYLLAGALAGLAGWVWIGQYASARADNADGGILFVVTAVVLGGVAINGGRGTVLGVVLALFLLGTLSNGLGLANVAGPTQTLILGGLLVLSTAVPRVVVLVGRALPSRRTRSDAVDRPRSDTRPDADTVGTPVTRSS, encoded by the coding sequence ATGATCGCCCGGGCCAAGCGGATGCTGCTCCGCTGGGAGGTCCTGCTGGTGGTCCTCGTCGTCGCGGCCATGGCCTGGTCCGCGTCGCTGTCGCCCTACTACCTGTATCTCGACCAGATCCTCGGCTCCACCAGGTTCTTCGTGATCCCCGGCCTGATGGCGCTGGGCCTGATGATCGTCGTCATCCAGGGCGAGATCGACATCTCGTTGGCCTCCACGCTCGCGGTGGCGACCACGACCGCGGCGGTGCTCATGCACGCCGGTTGGCCCGCGCCGGCGACCCTGGCGGCGGTGGTCGTCATCGGCGGCGCCCTCGGCGCCGTCAACGGGCTGCTGGTGGCGAGATGGGGGCTGCCGTCGCTGGCGGTCACCCTCGGCACCATGGGTGCCTACCGCGGTCTCGCCTACATCATCGGCGGGCAGGAGGGGGTCTCGGACTTCCCGGACAGCTTCACCTGGCTCGGCGGCACCGACCTGGGGATCGTGCCGGCCTCGCTGGTGCTCTTCGTGGTCGTCGCCGTGGCCGTCGCCCTCCTGCTGCGGACGACCGTCTTCGGCCGGCACAGCTACGCAGTCGGCGCCGGCGCGAGAGCGGCTGCGTTCGGCGGGGTCCCGCTGCAGCGGACGAAGATCACCGCCTACCTGCTCGCCGGAGCGCTGGCCGGACTCGCCGGTTGGGTGTGGATCGGTCAGTACGCCTCGGCCAGGGCCGACAACGCCGATGGCGGAATCCTCTTCGTGGTCACCGCCGTGGTGCTCGGCGGTGTCGCGATCAACGGTGGGCGCGGCACGGTGCTCGGTGTGGTCCTCGCGCTGTTCCTGCTGGGCACGCTGTCCAACGGCCTGGGACTGGCCAACGTGGCCGGCCCCACCCAGACCCTGATTCTCGGCGGTCTTCTCGTCCTCAGTACTGCTGTACCGCGGGTCGTCGTGCTCGTCGGTCGTGCCCTCCCGTCACGGCGGACCAGGTCCGACGCGGTCGACCGGCCGCGTTCCGACACACGCCCCGACGCCGACACCGTCGGCACCCCGGTGACGCGGTCGTCCTGA